Proteins from a genomic interval of Zingiber officinale cultivar Zhangliang chromosome 2A, Zo_v1.1, whole genome shotgun sequence:
- the LOC122040449 gene encoding thiamine phosphate phosphatase-like protein, with translation MAGVVVVFDFDFTLIDYDSENWVVDTFGLTDLFERFLPTMPWNSLMDKIMKELHSKGLSIEDIEGCLRTIPLDSHIASAIKIAHALGCELRIVSDANKLFIETILVKHELLEYFSEINTNPCYVDEEGRLRISPYHDHIMSVHGCNLCPPNMCKGMILDRIRASAAIAGKKQLIYVGDGKGDYCPSLRLTEGDCLMPRKDFPLSKLLYTNSDLLKAQPHHWSSSEELKEVLLRLITQVEANSLSLVGCNHKEIQESPQEVLSFALGMHN, from the exons ATGGCCGGAGTAGTCGTAGTGTTTGATTTCGATTTCACCCTTATCGACTATGATAGTGAAAATTGGGTCGTGGATACATTCGGGCTCACGGATCTCTTCGAACGATTTCTTCCTACGATGCCCTGGAACTCTCTCATG GATAAGATAATGAAAGAGTTGCATTCGAAAGGACTATCGATCGAAGACATTGAAGGGTGCTTGAGGACTATTCCATTAGACTCTCATATCGCCAGTGCAATTAAAATTGCTCATGCTCTCGG GTGCGAGTTGAGGATTGTGAGCGATGCGAACAAACTGTTTATAGAGACAATTCTAGTCAAACATGAGCTATTGGAGTATTTCTCGGAGATCAACACAAACCCTTGCTatgtggatgaagaaggaaggcTTAGGATCTCGCCATATCATGACCACATCATGTCGGTCCATGGGTGCAATCTTTGCCCTCCAAATATGTGCAAG GGGATGATACTTGATCGGATTCGAGCATCGGCCGCTATTGCGGGGAAGAAGCAACTCATCTATGTAGGAGATGGCAAGGGTGACTACTGCCCTTCCCTTAGGCTCACTGAAGGAGATTGTCTGATGCCGAGAAAGGACTTCCCTTTGTCTAAACTCTTGTATACTAATTCCGACTTGCTAAAGGCTCAACCACACCATTGGAGTAGTAGCGAAGAGCTCAAAGAAGTGCTTCTCCGACTCATCACTCAGGTAGAAGCTAATTCACTGTCCTTGGTGGGTTGCAATCACAAGGAAATTCAAGAATCTCCACAAGAAGTACTTTCTTTCGCTCTTGGAATGCATAACTAG